One segment of Mycolicibacterium sp. YH-1 DNA contains the following:
- a CDS encoding SRPBCC family protein: MRTTTVQNGVPFALTPEACERLGDDPISVESCISQEYFEKERDRVFRKSWLMLGREDQVPKPGDYFVQELEMFNTSLLIARGRDGVVRAFHNVCSHRCNKLVWDDSGNTRSFVCGFHGWSYQTDGALRFVPQEEIFPPIDHSANGLTPVATGVWRGFIFVKMDGTAGVGLDEFMAPFTDSLESYPFEQNTHCYGFRTVIDSNWKLTLDAFLESYHVRFLHQQTVAELFRNTKDEAAADAYGIELFKRHGRFTVPGVSASRSHPLEDLIINTAMSFYEVKEDGAGIPPGLNNAGGTSWAFDGLYIFPNTLLLINGGGAYVEMDVQPLGPDRSVWTARSYSLPAKDGLERFVQEYNVILGRDTMLEDGSPLEVTQAVLASGAKKEMILGDQELMLRHLHDVVDQVVNGEEASIA, translated from the coding sequence ATGCGCACTACTACCGTTCAGAACGGTGTCCCGTTCGCACTTACACCGGAAGCGTGTGAGCGCCTCGGCGACGATCCCATCTCCGTCGAGTCGTGCATCTCGCAGGAGTACTTTGAGAAAGAACGCGACCGGGTGTTCCGCAAATCTTGGCTGATGTTGGGCCGCGAAGATCAGGTCCCCAAGCCAGGCGATTACTTCGTCCAAGAATTAGAGATGTTCAACACGTCGCTGTTAATCGCACGTGGGCGTGACGGGGTCGTCCGCGCCTTTCACAATGTCTGTTCGCATCGGTGCAACAAGCTGGTCTGGGACGACAGCGGTAATACGCGGAGCTTTGTCTGCGGATTCCATGGGTGGAGTTACCAGACCGACGGCGCGTTGCGTTTCGTGCCTCAGGAGGAGATCTTTCCGCCGATCGATCACTCAGCGAACGGCCTCACACCTGTCGCCACCGGAGTATGGCGCGGCTTTATTTTTGTCAAGATGGACGGAACCGCCGGAGTCGGCCTTGACGAATTCATGGCACCGTTCACCGACTCCCTTGAGTCATACCCATTCGAACAGAACACCCATTGCTACGGCTTCCGAACGGTGATCGACTCCAACTGGAAGCTAACCCTGGACGCGTTCTTGGAGTCGTATCACGTTCGCTTCTTGCATCAGCAGACCGTGGCCGAACTCTTCCGAAACACCAAGGACGAAGCGGCCGCGGACGCGTACGGTATCGAGCTCTTTAAGCGCCACGGCAGATTCACCGTTCCTGGCGTCTCGGCCAGCCGCTCCCATCCACTCGAAGACTTGATCATCAACACGGCTATGTCGTTCTACGAAGTCAAAGAGGACGGTGCAGGTATCCCGCCGGGCCTTAACAACGCCGGCGGCACAAGTTGGGCCTTCGACGGTCTGTACATCTTTCCCAACACGCTGTTGTTGATCAACGGTGGAGGAGCCTACGTAGAAATGGATGTTCAGCCGTTGGGACCAGACCGTAGCGTCTGGACGGCACGGTCCTATTCGCTACCGGCAAAAGATGGGCTCGAGCGTTTCGTACAGGAATACAACGTCATCTTGGGTCGTGACACGATGCTCGAAGACGGTTCACCGCTGGAAGTGACGCAAGCCGTATTGGCCTCTGGTGCCAAAAAAGAGATGATACTTGGCGATCAGGAATTGATGCTTCGCCACCTGCACGATGTCGTCGACCAGGTTGTCAATGGAGAAGAGGCGTCAATCGCATGA
- a CDS encoding maleylacetate reductase: MRVTFGAGSLHRLPDEIATLGLARVVVLCSPGQVNLGNLVANALGHRAVDVLAEARMHVPIEVAHDARSRAAALHADGCVAVGGGSAIGLGKAIALESALPVIAVPTTYSGSEMTPIWGMTHDGDKRTGRDPRVLPASVLYDSELTLNLPVSTSVYSGMNAIAHAVEGLYAPDTSPIISLMAEEGVRALASALPDIVSARGDLHARTDAQYGSWLCGAVLGATTMSLHHKLCHTLGGTLDLPHAETHTAVLPHVLAFNAPAAPQAIAALSRALGGAIDPVQALFDLAGLLDAPRGLGPLGMKEDEIPRIAALVVASPYTNPRPVTREAVEAILRASWSGEPANSST, encoded by the coding sequence ATGCGGGTCACGTTCGGCGCAGGATCCTTGCATCGATTGCCCGACGAGATCGCCACACTTGGGCTGGCCCGTGTCGTCGTACTCTGCTCGCCGGGACAGGTCAACCTCGGCAACCTGGTCGCCAATGCACTCGGGCACCGTGCCGTTGACGTTCTGGCGGAGGCGCGTATGCACGTTCCGATCGAAGTGGCGCACGACGCCCGCAGTCGGGCCGCGGCATTGCATGCCGATGGCTGCGTCGCGGTCGGCGGTGGCTCAGCCATTGGCCTCGGCAAGGCCATCGCGCTGGAATCTGCTCTTCCTGTTATTGCTGTTCCCACCACGTACTCCGGATCGGAAATGACGCCGATCTGGGGCATGACTCACGATGGGGACAAGCGCACCGGACGGGACCCCCGGGTGCTGCCGGCCAGCGTGCTGTACGACTCCGAGCTGACCCTCAACCTGCCGGTGTCTACGTCGGTCTATAGCGGTATGAACGCTATAGCTCACGCAGTGGAAGGACTCTACGCCCCGGACACGTCGCCGATCATCTCGCTGATGGCGGAAGAGGGCGTACGCGCCTTGGCTTCCGCGCTTCCCGACATCGTCTCCGCCAGAGGTGATCTCCACGCGCGGACCGATGCCCAGTATGGATCCTGGTTGTGCGGTGCGGTCCTCGGCGCGACCACTATGTCGTTGCACCACAAGCTATGCCACACTCTTGGCGGGACACTAGATCTCCCCCACGCTGAGACACATACTGCGGTCTTGCCGCACGTCCTAGCCTTTAACGCGCCAGCCGCGCCGCAAGCCATCGCTGCATTGTCGCGCGCACTTGGCGGTGCCATCGACCCCGTGCAGGCATTATTTGACCTCGCCGGACTGCTCGACGCACCGCGCGGCCTTGGCCCGCTAGGCATGAAGGAGGACGAGATTCCGCGAATCGCGGCGCTCGTTGTCGCCAGCCCCTACACAAATCCGCGGCCAGTCACCCGCGAGGCTGTCGAGGCCATTCTGCGAGCAAGTTGGTCCGGAGAACCGGCGAACTCATCGACTTAG
- a CDS encoding enolase C-terminal domain-like protein, whose translation MQHVALAIPNCDWYEVLVPHSPGDYNLDALSWGLAEPINIDSNGMARPPDRPGLGIDVDWDLVQAGKTAGLS comes from the coding sequence GTGCAGCACGTTGCGCTCGCGATTCCGAACTGCGATTGGTATGAGGTGCTGGTGCCGCACAGTCCGGGCGACTACAACCTCGACGCGCTCAGCTGGGGTCTGGCCGAGCCCATCAATATCGATTCCAATGGTATGGCTCGCCCACCAGACCGACCAGGCCTGGGCATCGACGTGGATTGGGACCTGGTGCAGGCGGGCAAAACTGCAGGGCTCTCATAG
- a CDS encoding PDR/VanB family oxidoreductase: MGSDAWSQAVVVNRHAVAARIVVLDLVRTDGQPFAKFDAGAHIGARIGSNHLVRQYSLCPSEEGQYRIAVLRCDSSRGGSEAMHRLAVGDHLDVSEPRQLFGLADADRHVMLAGGIGITPLLSMAEELDAAGGEYSLHYVVRSSTEAAFLPDLEVNPRVTVHITGGIASNRPKPDALLGEPDQHTAVYVCGPNSFMEDVLRVATDMRWPRAALHTERFTPIDAMVGESSATEFDVKLASTGAKYLVPPGRSVLDVLRANGVRVSYSCEQGMCGECVVSVLSGDPDHRDHVLDDEERDEGAFAVCVSRSHGPTLELDI, encoded by the coding sequence ATGGGAAGCGATGCCTGGAGTCAGGCTGTAGTGGTGAACCGCCACGCTGTGGCCGCAAGGATCGTTGTCCTCGACCTGGTGCGCACCGATGGCCAGCCGTTCGCGAAATTCGATGCGGGCGCCCATATTGGCGCCCGCATCGGTTCGAATCACCTTGTCCGGCAGTACTCGCTGTGTCCCAGCGAGGAGGGGCAGTATCGGATCGCGGTTCTGCGCTGCGATTCTTCGCGGGGTGGGTCTGAAGCCATGCACAGGCTCGCGGTCGGTGATCACCTGGACGTCTCCGAACCCCGGCAGCTTTTCGGATTGGCCGACGCCGACCGCCATGTCATGCTGGCCGGCGGAATCGGCATCACCCCCTTGTTGTCAATGGCAGAAGAACTTGACGCAGCGGGCGGCGAATACAGCCTCCATTATGTTGTTCGAAGTTCGACCGAGGCCGCCTTTCTGCCCGACCTGGAGGTCAACCCGCGAGTTACCGTGCACATCACAGGTGGGATCGCCTCCAATCGTCCGAAACCCGATGCACTGCTTGGTGAACCCGACCAACACACTGCGGTTTATGTCTGCGGGCCGAATTCGTTCATGGAGGACGTACTTCGCGTAGCTACCGACATGAGGTGGCCGAGAGCGGCTTTACACACTGAGCGTTTCACACCGATCGACGCCATGGTCGGTGAGTCTTCCGCGACCGAATTCGACGTGAAACTGGCCTCAACTGGCGCCAAGTATCTAGTGCCCCCGGGCCGTAGCGTGCTCGATGTCCTTCGAGCGAACGGCGTACGTGTGTCGTATTCGTGCGAGCAGGGCATGTGTGGCGAATGCGTGGTGAGCGTGCTTTCTGGCGACCCTGATCACCGCGACCATGTTCTCGACGACGAGGAGCGGGATGAGGGAGCATTTGCTGTGTGTGTATCACGCTCGCACGGGCCCACTTTGGAACTCGATATCTGA
- a CDS encoding LysR family transcriptional regulator: MSVADERSFTRAAARLNMAQPPLSQQIRKLEREIGAPLFVRTTRSVSLTHAGEVLYE, translated from the coding sequence ATGTCGGTGGCAGACGAACGCAGCTTCACCCGAGCAGCCGCGCGGCTTAACATGGCCCAACCGCCACTATCTCAGCAGATTCGGAAACTGGAACGCGAGATAGGCGCACCACTGTTCGTCCGAACGACACGATCGGTGTCGTTAACCCACGCTGGGGAAGTGCTTTACGAGTGA
- a CDS encoding LysR substrate-binding domain-containing protein — translation MITSATTELLPAILSRYTVDYPEVRLNIAGDLTTPQYIERLLDGRSDVGVIRGPLDVNEGLTIELPRQEPIGLLLSADHPRAEHLEIEMSDLRNDWFVSLPATLPAIIYSAGR, via the coding sequence ATGATCACCTCCGCAACGACTGAGCTGCTGCCGGCGATCTTGAGCAGGTATACCGTGGACTACCCGGAGGTGAGACTCAACATCGCCGGCGACCTGACAACGCCTCAATATATCGAGCGCCTGCTCGATGGCCGTTCGGATGTCGGTGTCATACGTGGACCCCTCGATGTGAACGAGGGCTTGACTATTGAGTTACCGCGGCAAGAACCGATCGGACTCCTACTTAGCGCAGACCACCCCAGAGCCGAACATCTGGAAATCGAAATGTCCGACCTGCGCAATGATTGGTTCGTATCGTTGCCGGCTACCCTCCCAGCGATAATCTACTCGGCCGGCCGATGA
- a CDS encoding helix-turn-helix domain-containing protein, whose amino-acid sequence MEKLFRRQLGVSPMAYLRDVRLVRVQEELRVSSPKQTTVRTVAERWGFSHAGRFASTYRKHLSQAVWSPAVGRDAHGLAAT is encoded by the coding sequence GTGGAGAAGTTGTTCCGACGGCAGCTGGGAGTGTCACCCATGGCCTATCTCCGCGACGTGCGGCTCGTGCGCGTACAGGAGGAGCTCCGCGTGTCCTCACCCAAGCAGACCACCGTGCGTACGGTCGCCGAACGCTGGGGATTCAGTCACGCTGGAAGATTCGCAAGCACCTATCGCAAGCACCTATCGCAAGCGGTTTGGAGTCCTGCCGTCGGACGAGATGCGCACGGACTAGCAGCGACCTAG
- a CDS encoding dioxygenase has product MELFSEENSAQVVAASFINTRNVRLRSLLTGLTQHLHAFIKETQLTEQEWAAAIDFLTRTGQRCDSVRQEFVLLSDVLGLSMLVETINHRTQGDSTESTVLGPFHMVESPPKALGDNIALDGKGEPCLVTGQVTGPDGEPLAGARIDVWQANAEGFYDVQQPDLQPERNLRGLFTADECGRFWFCTIVPRHYPIPVDGPVGQLLAATGRHPNRPAHVHFIVTAVGYRPVTTHLFVEDSPYLDSDAVFGVKSSLVRQFPVVDDTDRAAEVGLDNPFRTVDFTISLLREVDPAPSGTECSS; this is encoded by the coding sequence ATGGAACTCTTCAGCGAAGAGAACTCGGCGCAAGTCGTTGCCGCAAGCTTTATCAACACACGAAACGTGCGGTTGAGATCGCTGCTGACTGGCTTGACGCAGCACCTGCACGCGTTCATCAAAGAAACCCAACTCACCGAGCAGGAATGGGCGGCAGCGATCGACTTTCTGACCCGCACTGGACAGCGATGCGATTCCGTGCGCCAGGAATTTGTCCTGCTCTCCGATGTGCTCGGATTGTCGATGTTGGTGGAGACCATCAACCACCGCACCCAGGGAGACTCGACGGAGTCGACAGTCCTTGGCCCATTTCATATGGTCGAGTCTCCGCCAAAGGCTCTCGGGGACAACATCGCACTCGACGGGAAGGGCGAGCCGTGCCTTGTCACAGGGCAGGTGACCGGTCCCGACGGCGAACCGCTGGCGGGAGCACGCATCGACGTATGGCAGGCCAACGCCGAGGGTTTTTACGACGTGCAGCAACCCGACCTGCAACCGGAGCGGAACCTTCGCGGGCTCTTCACCGCCGATGAGTGCGGTCGGTTTTGGTTCTGCACGATCGTCCCGCGGCACTACCCCATACCCGTCGACGGCCCCGTCGGACAATTGCTGGCCGCTACCGGGCGGCACCCGAACAGACCGGCGCACGTGCACTTCATTGTCACGGCCGTGGGATATCGACCGGTCACCACACACCTGTTCGTCGAGGACAGTCCGTACCTCGACTCGGATGCGGTGTTCGGCGTGAAGAGCAGTCTTGTGCGCCAGTTTCCCGTCGTCGACGACACGGACCGCGCCGCCGAGGTCGGGCTGGACAACCCCTTCCGCACTGTCGACTTCACGATCAGCTTATTGCGCGAGGTCGATCCCGCACCGTCGGGGACGGAGTGCAGTTCGTGA
- a CDS encoding NADP-dependent oxidoreductase has translation MKAFVVARYGKDEVRAAVLPEPPIGDRDVLVKVSAASVNPLDIMVRNAEFKQLLKYKTPLVLGHDVSSVITRVGPGVRGFAVGDQAYARPRDLRIGTFAEYIAIDQDDVVLKPAALSLHEAAAVPLVALAAWQILVEKANIQPGQKVLIHAGAGGLGSILIQRASHLSAHVGTTAGTARANLVRELGADEVIDYTTEDFSQILSGYDLIVDSVGGENLTKSLGVLKADGLAIGVTGPPDSGFATQLGAPKPFELLLSFLSRNVRRAAKKLGVPHRHRHGFLRRQPQIRPADIVRQVLDGIESGATEVLADELTRQVRSERLRGLPCACPRGRVIE, from the coding sequence ATGAAGGCATTCGTTGTCGCGCGATACGGCAAGGACGAGGTCCGCGCCGCCGTCCTGCCCGAGCCACCCATCGGCGACCGGGACGTACTCGTCAAGGTGAGCGCCGCGAGCGTCAATCCGCTGGACATCATGGTCCGCAACGCCGAGTTCAAGCAGCTGCTGAAATACAAGACCCCTTTAGTTCTCGGCCACGACGTTTCCAGTGTGATCACCCGAGTCGGCCCGGGTGTCCGCGGGTTCGCCGTCGGTGACCAGGCGTACGCGCGGCCCCGGGACCTGCGGATCGGGACCTTCGCCGAATACATCGCCATCGACCAGGACGATGTGGTTCTCAAGCCGGCGGCCCTGTCGCTGCACGAGGCGGCCGCGGTGCCGTTGGTGGCACTGGCTGCCTGGCAGATCCTGGTTGAGAAGGCCAACATCCAGCCCGGCCAGAAGGTCCTGATCCATGCGGGCGCCGGCGGCCTGGGCTCCATACTCATCCAGCGCGCCAGCCACCTCAGCGCGCACGTCGGGACCACCGCCGGCACCGCCCGGGCCAACCTCGTGCGCGAACTCGGCGCCGACGAGGTCATCGACTACACCACCGAGGACTTCTCCCAGATCCTGTCCGGTTATGACCTCATTGTCGACTCCGTGGGTGGCGAGAACCTGACGAAGTCGCTGGGCGTGCTCAAGGCCGACGGTCTGGCGATCGGCGTCACCGGCCCGCCCGACTCCGGATTCGCCACACAACTCGGCGCACCGAAGCCTTTCGAACTTTTGCTCTCGTTTCTGAGCCGCAATGTCCGCAGGGCCGCCAAGAAACTCGGTGTGCCTCATCGACACCGACATGGCTTCCTTCGCCGACAGCCCCAAATCCGACCCGCGGATATCGTCCGCCAAGTTCTCGACGGAATCGAATCCGGCGCAACCGAAGTCCTCGCCGACGAGCTCACCCGCCAGGTGCGCAGTGAGCGTCTCCGCGGCCTTCCGTGCGCGTGCCCACGGGGCCGGGTCATCGAGTGA